In Aspergillus fumigatus Af293 chromosome 6, whole genome shotgun sequence, the genomic window ATGGCTCAGCTCCAAGGTGCAAAAGACTCCAGTCATAATGGTATCTGTTATAACCTAGCGGACAGTGGACACGTATCTCACCCACCGTACGCGGTTCTCAACCATCCCCAAGCTAGCAGGATAGCAATCAATCGACAGAGAAGCTGCCTCTAGGCCAGGGCGCGACGACTTGCGCTTGCCATCGGCGATGACCATTGAATACCAGACGAGTCTTCCGAAAGTGGCCCGTGGCCCCAGTCGCTGTCGGAGTGGAGTGGCCGAAcagccccccccccccccccgaACCCCGATATTAGGGCTGCTGCATGCCGAACGACAAGCTCTAGCCTCTGGCCCTCCCTGCTAGGTCGGAACACAGCTGAAGGTGCATATGAAATGGACTGCAGCGCACCTGCAGGACAAACAGATCTATAGGGCCATACAGAGCACCTGGAACACCGTGGTTGCCGCTCCGTTTCGCCTTTCTTTACATCATGTTGTTACAAGACGTTCATCACCGCGAGCAACTAGACGACGATGTCGAGAACGCTTTCTCGAAGATTAACGGAACTGCGCGACAAGCTTCGCCATTTGCCGACGAGCCCAGCATCGACGTTCCTTCGACACATCTGCCCGTCGTGACCCCAAGATCCAAAACGGCCAACGACCGCACCGGACTGGCCAAATCCCTCCCTTACGCATCCCTTGGTGCGTCGAGATCGACCATCGACGAGCAGGATGTGCTCATCCAGACCTGGGCGATCCTGCTGCACCAGTATGCGGTCTCTGATACAGTCGCCTTTGCAATCATCGGGAAATCTGACCCGTCGGGGTACTCAGGCAGGCGAGCCTCCACCCAGGTTGTGGTCTCGCAGTGGTCCACGACCCCGACAGCTTTTGCCCCCGGCAGCGGGCCTCGTTTACAGTATGTGACATATGATCCTCTACAACATGGCAGGAGACTCAACACTGCTCTTGACTTCACTGCTGTCTATCACCCCAACAATGATTTCAGCTACGTTCTCCACTGGTCGGAAGAGGGTGCCGGAGACCTCCGTCTTTACACTCAGCAGTCGTCGGTGCCTCCCAAGTTTGCATCTGCCTTGTGGACGACACTCTTGGAGATCAATACCCGAGTCAGGACTGCAGATCCTCTACTTTACCAGCGTCCGATCAGCAAGGCGGATCAGCGAGCCATCGGCTCATTTATTACCGCCCCGCTgtttgaagaaagaaagtgCTTGCcccatctcttcctcgacTCGGCGCGAGCTACTCCTCACGCGCCTGCTGTGCACGGCTGGGATGGACGTCTCACCTACGCGGAGCTAGACCAGCTTTCCAACAGCGTTGCGAGGCAGCTCCTGCGGCGCGGTGTGCGCAAGGGCCAATTCGTCCCATTCTCGTTTGAGAAAAGCATCTGGATGGTGGTCGCGATCATCGGAATTCTCAGGGCGGGGGGAGTGGTCGCCTCGATTGATCCTTCGCAGCCTCAGTCTCGGGCCCGGGAGATTATCCAGGAGACAGGTGCAACGGTGATTGTAGCCTCCACTGCTCAAGCGTCGGTCTTTGCCGGGTTGGTCGATACCGTTGTTCCCATCGCGGATGATACCGTGCACCCCGCGGCGAATGACACCGGACTACACCCCTCGTTGCCTCCAGTGCACCCCGAGGACCCTGCCGTGGTCATCTTCACGTCGGGATCGACCGGCAAGCCCAAGGGAATCGTCATCCAGCATGGCGCGGTGACTACCCGAATGGTGGCAGAGGGCCGCGCTTTTCAGTACCATGGTGCGAGAACCTTGCAGTTCGCTGCCTCCACATGGGACATCTTCATGACGGATATCTTCACCACGCTGGCGTTCAACGGCTGCGTTTGCATTCCGAGTGAAGAAGACCGCCGGTTCAACCTTGCCAGATTCTGCGCCGAATATGACGTGTCCCTGGCGCTGATCACCCCGTCGCTGGCAAACCTCCTGGAACCGACTGGATTCCCAACCCTCAAGACACTAATATTCGGCGGGGAAGCACTCAAAGAGGAGGTGACCCGAAAATGGGAAGCGGTTGACGGCATCTCGCTGCATCAGGGTTACGGGCCCGCAGAGACCGGGCCGTGTGTCGCGGGGCGTTTGGCCGAACGACCAGAGATTCTGGGCTATGCGCTCGATAATTCCGTCTGCGTCCTCGTTGATCCCAGTAACCCCAACCGACTGGTCCCGCTGGGAGCCGTCGGTGAGCTCGTCGTCGGAGGGCCCAGCTTGCTTCGAGAATACATCAATGACCCCCGCAAGACTGAGGCCGCTGTGATTGAGAACCCTCCTTGGGCACTCGACTTAATGACTCCTGTGCGGCGGTTTTATCGCACGGGTGACCTGCTCCGATACAGTGTCGACACCCTGGATGGTCGGTTGGAATTCGTTGGTCGCACGGACGATCAAGTCAAGTATCACGGTCAGCGCATCGAACTCGGAGAGATCGAGCACCACTTGAGCCGACTCCCCGGTGTCGAAGCATGCGTCGTTGTCCTTGCCAAAGCCGGTTTCTTCAAAGACAGACTGGTAGCGGTTGTGCAAGCCGGCAAGTCCAGTGGCGGCAGCAGCTACGGCACACAGCTCTCCTTGCGATCTGATCCGAACATCACGATCACTCATATGAGACGCTTCTTGTCTTCACGACTGCCAGAATTCATGATCCCCAATGAATTGCTGGTGGTCCAGGAACTGCCACACAACAACTCCATGAAACTTGACCGGGGTCGCGTCGCCAAGTGGGTTGCGGACATGCAGAGCCAACCTTCCGAGGCAGTGCCCAAGCCGCACACTCGGGGCAACGAATTGCTGGCTCATGAATcgacggcgaggacgatTGCTCGGGAGTACGCCAGGATTGTCGCGGGCGACAGCGTTGCTCGTCGCCGCGAGTACGAGGACCGCGATTTCAACCTGCAGGAGGGCGGCATTGACTCGATCCAGATCATGTCCCTGTCGATGTTCCTTACCGAACACTTTGGATTCCAAGTCCCCATGGCTGATATTCTCAGCTCGCGGGCCACCGTCCGATCAATTGCCTCCTTGATTGATGCGAACTCGAGTCCAGGTCGGGGACAGCCGCTGAATACGCAGGAGACAGCCCGCCTTCCGCTCAGATCCAATGGGCCGGCCCCCAGCCAACAGGCTCTGGAAAGAAATGGCAGCCGAGTCTTCCTTACGGGAGCGTCTGGCTTCCTTGGCATTGAGATCCTACGACAATTGCTGGCGCGACCAAAAACGCACGTCTACGCCTTGGTCCGGGGATCGTCGGAGAGCCAGGCTCGAGAACGTCTCGTGCAAAAGGCCATCTCGGCGGGCTGGTGGCAGGATGCGTATCGCACCAGACTCCACGTTTGGCACGGTGATCTAACACAACCGCAGCTTGGGTTAAGTCAGCTTCAATGGCAAATGCTGCAGGGCAAAGCATCTCCGAGTATCGACGCGATCATCCACAACGGCGCCAAGGTGCACTACAGTCAGGACTACGAGACATTGAAGAAAACGAATGTCTCTCCCACGGTCGAGCTGCTGAAAGCAGTCCATGACCGCGAAGAGCCCCTGCACAGCTTTGTTTTTGTCTCGGGCGGGCAGCAGCTTAGCTTCGACGACCGCGAGGACGAGAAGAATGCGGCCAAGTCGCTGAAAGGATCCGGCTATGCACGATCCAAGGCCGTGTCCGAACAGATTGTCCGTCGATTCGCCAATCAAAAGGGCTCCAAGGCTCGGCATGTACGCATCGTCAAACCGGGGTTCATCATCGGCGACGCTGAGCGAGGCCTTGCGAATCAATCCGACTTTATCTGGAGACTGATCGCTGCGTGTGTGGAACTGGGTTTCTACAACGGGGACGAAGCAGACAGCTGGCTCTTTATCTCGGACATCACCCGCGTCGCGCAAGTGATTCTGCACAGCGTGTTCGAGGACGACTCTCAACCCGTCACGAAGGTGCTGGATGGCCTGAGATTCAAAACTCTGTGGGCCCTTCTCCAAGACAAGTTCGGATTTGAGCTCCAACCCCTCTCGCGGCGAGAATGGCTGGCACGCCTCAAACACTCCGTGGCCaccaagaaggaaaaacaTGTCCTGTTTCCGCTGCTCTACCTGCTGgaggccgatgaggagccGATTGGGGTGTTCCAGGGACCCTTGGACCCGACGACTGGGGTTGAAGCGGCCCTGCACGCAAACATCACCCATCTGGTCCACTCGCGGTTTCTCGTCGGGGCCGACCCGGTGCTGACTCCGGTCACATCGGTCGCGAGTCCTGCGCCCGTGACGGATGCCATTGATGTGCAAAGCCTGCGAGAGCAGTTTCCCGCGCTGCACCACGGCGTCGTACCTTTCAACAATGCTGCCGGAACGGTGGTGCATCGGGAGGCTGCGGAGAGCACACACCGATACATGACCTCCTTCCCGTATGAGCTGGGTCGTGATGATCCGGCGAGTGCCGCGAAGACGCAACGACTTCAAGATCGATTCGCCGAGCTCGCAGCATTCATGAATGCCGACCCGGATGAAATAGGTGCGTCCGTTCCGTAGATCCATGTCACCGACAAAAAGGTCCTTTGCCCCCAGTTCGATGTGCCCATTCAACTAACGAATTTCTGATAGCGTTCGGCCAATCGACTACCTTCCTGCTTCGCTCTCTCGGCCAGGCACTCAAGCCATTGCTCAATTCGGATTGTgagatcatcgtctccatTCTGTGTCACGAAGGCAGTGCGGCGGCTTGGGTGGCCCTCGCCAAGGATTTGGGCATCGCCATCAAATGGTGGGCCCCACCCCCCGGCGACGATCCGGTCCTGTCACTCGACACATTGCGGCCGCTGTTGACGCCAAAGACCCGGCTGGTAGCCTGCAACCACGTGTCCAACGTGGTGGGCACCATCCATCCCATCCGCCAAGTGGCGGACCTGGTCCATCGGATTCCGGGGGCGGTCCTCGTCGTGGACGGAGTGGCATGGGCCCCGCACCGCCCCATTGACGTCAAGGCGCTGGACGTGGACTTCTACTGCTTCAGCTGGTACAAGGTCTTTGGACCCCATGTTGCACAGCTGTACGGCCGGCGGAGCGCTCAGAAGCGCGCTCTGGCGGGCATCAGccacttcttcctcagcgAGATGCCGGGCCTGGACTGGCGGTTGCGTCTCGGGGCCAATTCCTTcgagctggaggaggccctGGTGCCGATTACCCGGTACCTGAAACGGGTGGGCTGGGACAACATCATTGCCCAGGAGACGGTGCTCCAGGATGTGTTCTTGGCGTATCTCCGGCGCCGGCCTCGGGTGTTTCGCATCTTCGGCGAGCAGTCCTCGGACCCAGCGAAGCGCGTGCCGGTGATCACCTTTGAGGTGATCGGTCACTCGTCGACGGTGGTGGCTAACAAGGTCAATCAGCGGGGGCGGTTCCGCGTGGTGTCTGGAAACTGCTGGGCTCCAAGACCAACGCATGATGTGCTGGGCCTGGGCGCCGACGGTCTCATCCGGGTTAGTTTTGTGCATTACAACACTGTTGCGGAAGTGCAGGAGTTTTGCACGGAGCTGGACTCGGTCCTGGAGACGTTGAACGCGGGCATCTAGTATTCGGATGTAATACATGCTCTCAATATCCTATTACCTCGTGTATGCCAATGTCGAAGCGAATTGAAACTCTTTCCTGTATTCTGTGCATCTATCTAGAAAATGCCGTTTCCAACTGGGTCGATTGTTGACCTTCCGTATAGTTCGTCTCCCTTGATATCGTACAATTTGGATAGCTTCAGGGGATCTTTCCGACAGCATATGTATCAAGGTATACTAGGCTACTAGATACACGTACCAAACGTTTATTTCCTTGCCATTGGCATGCAATATTTGAATAGTTCCTAACCTAGTATTGTAAAGCAGTGTCCACCGTCTGTCTTCCACATATGTTAAGTCCCAATGCTTTATACCACCTGTTTATTGCACTTATGCACTACCACCACTAGAGTAAGATCAACACTTCTACTTACCATCGGTTGTTTACGCCCTCTACGAGAGCCAACGACTGCGTTGCAAACTACCCAGGCCGACTATTCGGAGTCGGCTCGGGCAGCGCTGACAGTCGGTCCGAATGCGCCACGAAAGCGTCCGTATTGGACGATGGGCACCAGCAGGAGAAGCCGCTTATAGAAAGAAGACTGTCGCTATGGAACCCACGGGACACTCATTTACGAAACCACAGAATTGCACGGCGTCCAGCGAATCTGCTTTCCAGCCCACGTGACCATGAGCAACGCAAGCGATCATGTCGATGTCTTGATCATTGGTGCCGGGCCAGCAGGGTCAGTGTTGCAATCTACCCTGCTTGCCCTTTCCCAGCACCGCTCGGTGAGATCTGAGTCGGCTAACAGATGCGCAACAGGCTTACCACGGCGAACTCCTTCAACGGCAGCAACTGTCGGGTGCGACTGATCGACTGGAAGCCGGCACCGCTCGAGACCGGCCGAGCGGACGGTCTGAAAAGCATCTCGCTCGAAGTGCTGGATTCCTTCGGGATTGGCGACCGAGTCCTCAACGATTGCCAGCCCTGCGAAGAGATCGTGCTGTGGAATCCGGGCAAGGATGGGGTGATTGCCCGGACCATGACCATCCCCGATaaggtggaggagctgggtAAGGCGCGAGAGGTAACGCTGGATCAAGGCACGAACTGTGGATTCTCGGACGCAGCTAGACCACCGACTGACTCCTTTTCCTAGGACAAATTGAGCGCGTCATGGTGGAAAATCTCTACAGACACAAAACCGTCCAAGTCAATTGGAACACCCAGCCCGTCCGCTTGCACATCGCCCCTGTGACGAAAGACGAGCCCGAGGCACATCCTCTCACCATCACGGTCCAGAACAAGGAGACCCTCGGCCAAGAGACGATACGAGCGAAATATGTGGTTGGAGCGGACGGTGCGCACAGCTGGTTGCGCAAGTATCTCAATATCGGGTTCTCAGGGGATGTGACCGACTCCACCTGGGGTGAGTGATGGATCGTTCCCCAACCGACGCCGTTGAGGCTTTTGATCACTGATGAAGGCCGGGGTCTGGCTAGGGGTGATGAACCTGGTGCCCAAGACCGACTTCCCGGATATTCGCAAGGTGTTTGTAGTCCATTCCAGGGCGGGGACCGTCATGGGCGTCCCACGGGAGGACAAACTCGTCCGCTTATACATCAGCATGGACGGGGGCAATCGGCACACATCCATCGACGCCAAGAGCATCACGGCAGAGAATCTCCTCCAGGCCGCCCGAGCCATCCTGGCACCGTACCGCCTGGATGCTGCGCGGATCCCATGGTGGTCGGCGTACTGCGTCGGGCAGCGAGTGGCCGATGAATTCGCCCGTCATAACCGGATCTTCCTGGCCGGAGATGCCGTTCACACCCATTCCCCCAAGGCAGGTCAGGGGATGAACACCAGCATCCAGGACGGATACAACATCGGCTGGAAGCTGCGGTATTGTCTGGAGCAAAAGGCGAGCCCGGCCCTGCTCTCCACATACCAGACCGAGCGTCGGCCCATCGCGCAGGCGCTCATTGACTTCGACCGCAAGTACCTGGAGTCCTTTACCCGCCGGGATATCACCCACCAGGAGTTCCTGGAGGCGTATCTGGCCGGGCAGCGATTCACGACGGGGATCCAGATCCAGTATCCGCCGTCGCTCATCGTGACAGCAAAACACCTTCACGCGCCGTCGCATCCGCTCGCCACGAACCTGGCCCCGGGCAAGCGTCTGCCTGACTTCCAGATGGTCAACCAGTCCGACGCGGTGCCGATCCAAGCCTACCACCGATTCACCAGTGACGGCCGGTTCCGCCTTCTTGTGTTCCCCGGCGACATTTCCCAAGCACTTGCGTTCGGCCGCTTCAGTCGCCTGGGAGACTGGCTCACCTCCCACCTGCCGCCCAGCTCCGGTCTGGAGATAATCACAATCCATGGGGCGCGGCGCGCGGATGTCGAATTGATGGATCTTCATCCAGCCTTCCGGCCGTGGAGCGACGAAGAGGGGTGGAATTACTGGACGGTGTATGCCGACGACGACAGCTACCATAAGGGTCACGGGCATGTGTATGAGCGCTGTGGAATCAGCAAGGAGGATGGCGTTTTGGTGCTGTTGAGACCGGATGGATATATCAGCCTCATTGCCTCTTTCGACGAGACACACGAATTGATCGACTTCTTCGATGGACTCCAGTCAGGACCGAGGACTGTGCCGCAGCCGGAGCGAAGGGCGAACTTGTAAAACTGTGCTAAAGAACAGAACCAGTGCAGTAACTGCATTTTCAAAGAATACACACCACATGTTGGAATCGCCGGAGTAATTTGCATTCATCTAAGTCTCGACAGATATCTACGCTTTGCCTTCTTTGCCAGATTCTTTGTACAGGGAAATATTTGTAGCAAGCTTTAGCTATACAGGAGAGCGTACTACTGTTAGAGCTGATCGACAACCCTCCATCCTGATGGCATATTTAACCAATCTACTGCCTGAGATGCCCTTTCCTGGGGATCTTGTCAAATGGAACAGCACTTCTGACAGTCAGCTGGGTATTTCCCAGTCATGGTGCCCCGGGAGCTTGACTTATTGACAGAGGTGCGGTCCACGTTGTTAATCAATTCAATAGCCCCAATCACTACTTGTTCAGATGCAACAGACGAGCCATTGCCATTCTTCTGCTAGTTCGAGAGGTAGGCACTGGAAGCATGAAGTACAGAATATGTGTTCTTGTGGCATCACATTGGAGGACAAGACATCATGAATGAACGAGGATAAGCAGCTTCTATACATTATCAGCAGAGATCGTCAGTGGGATCTATACGTCCATTGTACGGATTCAACTGATTCGGTGTCTGACAGTCGGATAGAGTAGTGTGGATACGAGCCAAAGACGAGTACGGCACGAGGCGGGGTAACtatcagcttcagcttcagcttcaacttGTCCACGCTTCCCACGCCTCCcacaatactccgtaccacaCGACCGCTGAACCTAGTCCATTATACACCACCAATCCAATGGTCCCCTAGCAAGACACAAAGCATGTCCGGCCTCGAAATCCTCGGCATCGCAGCCAGCATCCTGCAAATCGCCGACCTCGGCGCCACCGTCTCAGTCAAGCTATGCACCTTCTACCGCCAGCTCAAATCCGCCGACCAATCGGCGCAGAGCCTCTCGAGCGAGGTCGCGCTCACCTGCAGTATTCTCCGCCAGCTAGGCGAGAATCTCAAGCAGGACGAGCAGACGCGGCTGTATTCGGCGCAGGCGTTCGACACCGCGCAGGAGGTGCTGCGCGAGTGTGAGAAGGTGTTTCGGCGGATTAGCGCAGCGGTGGATGAGTCGCGGGCGGACGCGACGAGGAATGCGCTGCAGAGGGCGGCGAAGCGGTTGGGGTTTGTGCTTATGGAGAAGGAACTGGAAGTGCTGCGGGGGAATCTGGAGAGGTTGAAGTCGACcatgttgctgttgttgaaTGTGATTATGTATGCGGGGCAGGTGCGGAGGTGAGTTTTTTTGTTGTTTTTTTTTGCGTCTGGACAGGGAGAGTAAGAAGAGCTGACGGTTCGCAGCCGGGCGGAGTCGTCGGTGCTCAAGGAACAGAGGGGTTTAATCCAGGTGTTAGtagaggagaagaaggcgagTGAGGCGCGATTCGACCAGTTGGTCAAGGCCCTCGAGTCTGCCGATATCAACCATCACGGATCAGGTGGGCCAGATACGCTCCCTCCGTACGAGTTCCTGGCACAGGAGGATGCTTTACGGGAACTCCGGACATATCACCAGCTCGTCAAGCGGCTTCTCCACGAGGTGGATGCGTGCCGGTCGGGCATTGAGCGGAGCCGGTATGCAAGATTCAGGAATGGAGTGGTCAAGGTGCATGCGGCCGAGGTGGAGGGATTTCGACGGGCTCACGGGGAGATTGTTACTCGGCTATTCGAGGATCCGCTGTTTAGTCTGGCTCCTGAAACGGATACCGTCGAGGCACAAACTCCGGAGGATGACAACGCGGAGGCTGAAGGGCTCCATCGCAAAGACGCCGCAGCGAAGCGGAAACGAGTCAAGCTCACACGCCATTCGATCTCCCCTCCCGAGGCATCTGAGAGGGATCGTCTACCTCTGGAGCCATCCGGCGTTAATTACCCTTACGCTGGTCAGATCGAGCACTCTGCTCCGTCGCTTGAAGTTGTCAATGAGAGAATCGACGCAGATCGTGCGCGTGACCGAGGTTTCTGCGACTACGAAGGAACTATCGAGGGCGTCCGTCCCCGTATCGGCTCTAACACGGCTTCTGGCCGTGCTTTCGGGAGGCAGATTCGCCCCGTTGTCCAGCAACAACCGGgtcagcagcaacagggtCCTCCCAGGAGCGAAATAACGCCATTGGAAAGATACATGTTCGAAGTGGATGTTATCCCAGCTCCGACTACGAAGACAGAAGACgttgaggaagctgctgagaCGGTGGATGATTTGCTTCTGAAATGGACGACATTAGGGCAGAATGACCTCTTGGCTTGATCTAGAAACTCTCATTTCCTCCAAGCCCATCACCAGTTTCCCACGACTATCGTACATGTGCCTAGGGATACTGGCAAAACGCCTAGACGGTAGATCGCTCGATACGTTGCGAGTACATACTTGCTACAGGCTGTTGGCCATCACGAGGGACTAGATAAACC contains:
- the fmpF gene encoding phenol 2-monooxygenase fsqG; protein product: MSNASDHVDVLIIGAGPAGLTTANSFNGSNCRVRLIDWKPAPLETGRADGLKSISLEVLDSFGIGDRVLNDCQPCEEIVLWNPGKDGVIARTMTIPDKVEELGKAREVTLDQGQIERVMVENLYRHKTVQVNWNTQPVRLHIAPVTKDEPEAHPLTITVQNKETLGQETIRAKYVVGADGAHSWLRKYLNIGFSGDVTDSTWGVMNLVPKTDFPDIRKVFVVHSRAGTVMGVPREDKLVRLYISMDGGNRHTSIDAKSITAENLLQAARAILAPYRLDAARIPWWSAYCVGQRVADEFARHNRIFLAGDAVHTHSPKAGQGMNTSIQDGYNIGWKLRYCLEQKASPALLSTYQTERRPIAQALIDFDRKYLESFTRRDITHQEFLEAYLAGQRFTTGIQIQYPPSLIVTAKHLHAPSHPLATNLAPGKRLPDFQMVNQSDAVPIQAYHRFTSDGRFRLLVFPGDISQALAFGRFSRLGDWLTSHLPPSSGLEIITIHGARRADVELMDLHPAFRPWSDEEGWNYWTVYADDDSYHKGHGHVYERCGISKEDGVLVLLRPDGYISLIASFDETHELIDFFDGLQSGPRTVPQPERRANL
- the fmpE gene encoding nonribosomal peptide synthetase-like enzyme fsqF, whose translation is MLLQDVHHREQLDDDVENAFSKINGTARQASPFADEPSIDVPSTHLPVVTPRSKTANDRTGLAKSLPYASLGASRSTIDEQDVLIQTWAILLHQYAVSDTVAFAIIGKSDPSGYSGRRASTQVVVSQWSTTPTAFAPGSGPRLQYVTYDPLQHGRRLNTALDFTAVYHPNNDFSYVLHWSEEGAGDLRLYTQQSSVPPKFASALWTTLLEINTRVRTADPLLYQRPISKADQRAIGSFITAPLFEERKCLPHLFLDSARATPHAPAVHGWDGRLTYAELDQLSNSVARQLLRRGVRKGQFVPFSFEKSIWMVVAIIGILRAGGVVASIDPSQPQSRAREIIQETGATVIVASTAQASVFAGLVDTVVPIADDTVHPAANDTGLHPSLPPVHPEDPAVVIFTSGSTGKPKGIVIQHGAVTTRMVAEGRAFQYHGARTLQFAASTWDIFMTDIFTTLAFNGCVCIPSEEDRRFNLARFCAEYDVSLALITPSLANLLEPTGFPTLKTLIFGGEALKEEVTRKWEAVDGISLHQGYGPAETGPCVAGRLAERPEILGYALDNSVCVLVDPSNPNRLVPLGAVGELVVGGPSLLREYINDPRKTEAAVIENPPWALDLMTPVRRFYRTGDLLRYSVDTLDGRLEFVGRTDDQVKYHGQRIELGEIEHHLSRLPGVEACVVVLAKAGFFKDRLVAVVQAGKSSGGSSYGTQLSLRSDPNITITHMRRFLSSRLPEFMIPNELLVVQELPHNNSMKLDRGRVAKWVADMQSQPSEAVPKPHTRGNELLAHESTARTIAREYARIVAGDSVARRREYEDRDFNLQEGGIDSIQIMSLSMFLTEHFGFQVPMADILSSRATVRSIASLIDANSSPGRGQPLNTQETARLPLRSNGPAPSQQALERNGSRVFLTGASGFLGIEILRQLLARPKTHVYALVRGSSESQARERLVQKAISAGWWQDAYRTRLHVWHGDLTQPQLGLSQLQWQMLQGKASPSIDAIIHNGAKVHYSQDYETLKKTNVSPTVELLKAVHDREEPLHSFVFVSGGQQLSFDDREDEKNAAKSLKGSGYARSKAVSEQIVRRFANQKGSKARHVRIVKPGFIIGDAERGLANQSDFIWRLIAACVELGFYNGDEADSWLFISDITRVAQVILHSVFEDDSQPVTKVLDGLRFKTLWALLQDKFGFELQPLSRREWLARLKHSVATKKEKHVLFPLLYLLEADEEPIGVFQGPLDPTTGVEAALHANITHLVHSRFLVGADPVLTPVTSVASPAPVTDAIDVQSLREQFPALHHGVVPFNNAAGTVVHREAAESTHRYMTSFPYELGRDDPASAAKTQRLQDRFAELAAFMNADPDEIAFGQSTTFLLRSLGQALKPLLNSDCEIIVSILCHEGSAAAWVALAKDLGIAIKWWAPPPGDDPVLSLDTLRPLLTPKTRLVACNHVSNVVGTIHPIRQVADLVHRIPGAVLVVDGVAWAPHRPIDVKALDVDFYCFSWYKVFGPHVAQLYGRRSAQKRALAGISHFFLSEMPGLDWRLRLGANSFELEEALVPITRYLKRVGWDNIIAQETVLQDVFLAYLRRRPRVFRIFGEQSSDPAKRVPVITFEVIGHSSTVVANKVNQRGRFRVVSGNCWAPRPTHDVLGLGADGLIRVSFVHYNTVAEVQEFCTELDSVLETLNAGI